The genomic interval CGGGTCGCCACCAGCCTCGTCTGGGTCTGCTTCATCCTCGCCCTCGTCCCTCTCCTCTCACTGGCCTGGGTCACGATCACCAAGGGCGTCAAGGTCCTCGACGGCTACTTCCTCAGCCACTCGATGAGCGGCCTGCTCGACACCGACGAGGGCGGCGGTATCTACCACGCCCTGCTCGGCACCCTGGAGCAGGTCGGCATCGCGACCCTGATCGCCGCCCCGATCGGCCTGCTCACCGCGGTCTATCTGGTCGAGTACGGACGCGGGAAGCTGGCGAAGACCGTGACGTTCTTCGTCGACGTCATGACGGGCATCCCGTCGATCGTCGCGGGTCTGTTCATCCTCGCCACCTGGAATCTGATGCTGGGCTTCGGGCCCTCCGGCTTCGCCGGCGCGCTGGCCCTCTCGATCCTGATGATGCCGGTGGTCGTCCGCTCCACCGAGGAGATGCTCAAGCTCGTCCCGAACGAGCTGCGCGAGGCCTCTCTCGCTCTCGGTGTCCCCAAGTGGCGGACTATCCTCAGGGTGGTGCTGCCGACCGCGATCGGCGGAATCACCACCGGCGTGATGCTCGCGGTGGCCCGCATCACGGGTGAGACCGCCCCGGTTCTGTTGCTCGTCTTCGGTACGAAGCTGATCAACCCGAACCCCTTCGAAGGCGCCCAGTCCTCGCTTCCGCTGTACGTGTACGAGCAGTACATCGTCGGCACCGAAGCGTCGGTCGACCGGGCCTGGGCGGCAGCGCTCGTCCTGATCGCCTTCGTCATGATCCTCAACCTGGTGGCCCGCGGCATCGCCCGCTGGAAGGCCCCGAGCACCGGCCGCTAAGGCCAGCAGAAAGCAGTGATTCAGATGGCCAAGCGAATCGACATCAGCGGCCTGTCGGCCTACTACGGCACCCACAAGGCGATCGACGACATCTCGATGACCGTCGAGCCCCGCTCGGTGACGGCCTTCATCGGCCCGTCCGGCTGCGGCAAGTCCACCTTCCTGCGCACCCTCAACCGCATGCACGAGGTCACTCCCGGCGGCCGCGTGGAGGGCAAGGTCCTCCTGGACGACGAGAACCTGTACGCGAAGGAGGTCGACCCCGTCGCCGTACGCCGTACGGTCGGCATGGTCTTCCAGCGCCCGAACCCCTTCCCCACCATGTCGATCTTCGACAACGTGGCGGCGGGCCTGCGCCTCAACCACTCGTACAAGAAGAGCAAGCTGGCCGAGGTCGTCGAGAAGTCCCTCCGCGGCGCCAACCTCTGGAACGAGGTCAAGGACCGCCTGAACAAGCCCGGTTCCGGCCTCTCCGGCGGTCAGCAGCAGCGTCTGTGCATCGCCCGCGCGATCGCGGTCGAGCCGCAGGTCCTGCTCATGGACGAGCCGTGCTCGGCCCTGGACCCGATCTCGACCCTCGCCATCGAGGACCTGATCGGCGAGCTCAAGTCACGCTTCACGATCGTCATCGTGACGCACAACATGCAGCAGGCGGCGCGCGTCTCGGACCGTACGGCCTTCTTCAACCTCGCGGCGATCGGCCAGCCCGGCAAGCTCATCGAGATCGACGACACCGAGCGGATCTTCTCCAACCCGTCCGTCCAGGCGACGGAGGACTACATCTCCGGCCGCTTCGGCTGAGCCGGCACTTGCTGTCCTGCGGTGCTGCATGGCGGTGCCACCGCAAGGCAAAGGGCCCGCCCCACGCTCCTGAGAGGGAGCGAGGGGCGGGCCCATTTTCCGTGTCCGAGCCTTCTATGCCGCTGTACGCACCAGCTAGCCGAAGGCCAGCAGCACAATCCAGTAGCTCGCCGCGGCCACCAGCGCAGCGGCCGGCATCGTAATGAACCAGCCCATCACGATGTTCTTGGCGACACCCCACCGCACCGCACGCGACCCCTTGGTCGAGCCGACGCCCATGATCGCGGAGGTGATGACATGCGTCGTCGAGATCGGCGCGTGGAACATGAACGAGGCCGTGTACATCACGGACGCGGCCGTGGTCTCTGCGGCAAAGCCCTGCGGCGGGTCCAGCTCGATGATCCGGCGCCCCAGCGTCCGCATGATGCGCCAGCCACCCGCGTACGTACCGAGCGAAAGCGTCAGCGCACACGCGATCTTGACCCAGATCGGGATCGCGTCGCCCTGGTCCTCGACATCGGCGATGACCAGGGCCATCACCACGATGCCCATGGTCTTCTGCGCGTCCTGGAGACCGTGACCGAGCGCCATGCCGGCCGCCGAAACCGTCTGAGCGATACGGAAGCCGCGCTTGGCCTTGTGCGGGTTGGCCTTACGGAACATCCACAGGATGACGACCATCACGAGGTAGCCGAGCAGCAGCCCGACGAACGGCGAGATGAACATCGGGATGACGACCTTCTCCAGCACCCCGGACCAGATGACCTCGGTCCCGCCCGCGAGGGCCGCGCCCACCATGCCGCCGAAAAGCGCGTGCGAGGAGGACGAAGGAAGACCGAAGTACCAGGTGACGAGGTTCCAGACGATCGCGCCGACCAGCGCGGCGAAGAGGATCCCCATCCCCTTGTCACCGTGCGGGGTGGCGATGAGCCCCTCACTCACAGTCTTCGCAACGCCGCTGCCGAGGAAGGCACCGGCGAGGTTCATCACGGCGGCCATGACGAGGGCCGCGCGCGGGGTCAGCGCCCGCGTGGAAACCGAAGTCGCGATGGCGTTCGCGGAATCGTGAAAGCCGTTGGTGTACGTAAATCCGAGCGCGACCCCGATGGTCACGATGAGCGCAAAGGTGTCCACCGGAGGTCAGGACTCCTTGACGGCGATCGTCTCGACCGTGTTGGCGACGTGCTCGAAGGCGTCGGCCGCCTCCTCCAGCACATCCACGATCTGCTTCAGCTTGAGCACGTCCATCGCGTCGTACTTGCCGTTGAACAGGTGGGCGAGCAGCTTGCGGTGGATCTGGTCGGCCTGGTTCTCAAGGCGGTTGACCTCGATCCAGTACTCGGTGAGGTTGGTCATGGTCCGCAGGTGCGGCATGGCCTCGGCGGTCAGCTCGGCCGCCCGTGCCAGCACCTCGATCTGCTGCTCGACACCCTTCGGCAGCTCCTCGACCTGGTACAGCACGACCAGGTCGACGGCCTCCTCCATGAAGTCCATGATGTCGTCGAGGGACGAAGCGAGCTTGTAGATGTCTTCGCGGTCGAACGGCGTGATGAACGAGGAGTTCAGCTGGTGGAAGATCGCGTGTGTCGCGTCGTCCCCCGCGTGCTCCGCTGCCCTCATCCGCTCCGCGATCTCGACCCGGGCGGAGGCGTCCGCACCGAGCAGTTCCATCAGGAGCTTGGAGCCCGTGACGATGTTGTCCGCGGATGCAGAAAACATGTCGTAGAAGCTCGTCTCCCTGGGGGTCAGACGAAAGCGCACGTGGGGTCCTCGGGGTGCATTGGATTTGGTCAGGCTGATGCTAGGCGCATCATCCGGCCACGGCTAACCGGCGTTCTTCAGTGTCGCCCATCAGGCACAGTGCTCCGTACGGGCCCCCGAGCCCCTACCCGCAAAATTCGTTACCATATACCCACGAGGGGTATACAGCCCCTTTCAGGACAACGGGAGGACGCGATGTCTACCACCGAGGCGACCGGCGCGACGACGACCGAAGCGCCCTCCGAAATCTCAGCAGCTGTCCACGGCTACCACAAGCAGAAGGACGAACACCTCAAGCGCCTGCGCCGGATCGAGGGCCAGATCCGCGGTCTGCAGCGGCTGGTGGACGAGGACGTCTACTGCATCGACATACTCACCCAGGTCTCGGCGTCGACGAAGGCGCTCCAGTCCTTCGCGCTCCAGCTCCTCGAAGAGCACCTGCGGCACTGCGTCGCCGACGCGGCGGTCAAGGGCGGCGGGGAGATCGACGAGAAGGTGGAGGAAGCGACGAAGGCGATCGCGCGCCTGCTGCGGACCTGAGGGCGGCGACCCGGCTCCGGGGGCGGCGGCGAACCGCCCCCTCCCGGGCCGTCAGGACCGGCGGTCAGCTCCGACCGCCACCACCACCACAGCTGCGGCGGCGCTGGCGGGGCCACTCGACAACTACGTCCGCGCCCACCTTCAGCACCTCGTCGATACGGTCCGGGCTGAGCCGTTCCCCGTCCGCGGCGGACGCCGCGATCATCAACTCACCGCACAGCTCGATCTCGGCGAGGGCGATGTGGTCCTGGACGGGCGTACTGCGCATCGGAGCCACGTGCATCACCTCTTTCAGCCGTCGTCGAATTCCTAGCGTAGGCAGCACGACACGCACCGCGCATGGCACGGACGGACCATTTACGACTGGATCTTCCCGGCGAAGATGTCCCGCCCGGCGGGCAGCCGCACCTCGACCGCGGCCCCGAACGCGTACAGCAGGGTCGTCGAGGCGACGGCGACGCTGCGCCCGGCGTTGACGAAGTTGAACCGGTGGCGCACCTTGCGCAGCCGCCCCCGTTCGTCGAGGTAGGCGTCGAACGCGACGACGTCGTCGGTGAAGCCTTTCGCCGCGGCGGCGAGCGCGGCGCGGGCGTGCGGGGAGGCGGCCCGGGCGGCGCGGCCGATGTCGGTCACGCCGCGGTAATGCCGTACGTCGTCGCCGCCCAGCCTGGCCTGACCCACATAAGCCACATCTTTCACACCCCGCAGCAACTCGGCAGCGGCCAGCGGATCGGTAGCCCCACCCGTGACAAGATTCCCGTCCGCCAGCCCGGTCGTATCGACGCGCACCCACTTGTCGGCGGGCACGCCCGCGCCCCGGTTCTTCATGTAGAGCGCGCCGGGCGCGAACAGCTCGGTGATGGGCCGGCGCTTGTCGGCCCCGGCGGGATCGGGCGGCAGGAGCACTTTGAGCCGCCCCACGTGCTTACGGAAGTCGTACGCCCCTTCGCCCCGGATGGTGACCCGGGTACCGCCGGTGGCCATCTCCATGGACGTACGCGCCTTAGAACTCCCGGCGGCGGCCAGCACATCGGCGGCCCGGCGCACGGCATCGACGGGGTCGCCGCCGCGCTGATCCCCGTCCACCGCCCCGGCACCGGAGCACCCGGCGGACGCGATCAGCCCCACGACGACGGTCACGGCGACCGCGCCACCCTTAACCCTGTGCTGCCGCACCACCATCGCCGCCAACCCCCAACGCACCAGTAAGATCCCGCCCCGCATAACGACCACGGCCCACTCCCGGTCACGCGCCACCCCTCCGGCCCGTCCCCAACGCGCACCTCGCGTCACTCGGCCCCAGGGGGCCTCCTGAGCTTCGATCCGCTGAGCCGGCCTCCGACCGGCGACGGCGCACCGCCTGCCCGGTACCGTGTGCACGTGCTCCAAGAAGCCGAAACGGACGCTCCGACCCACCGCACCGGCACAACCGAACGCGGCTCCTTCTGCTTCGCCCACTGCACCTGCGGCTGGCGAGGCCCGGCCCGCCGCTCGCGCGAACGGGCCCGCGCGGACGCAGAGTTGCACCAAACGACGACCTGACCTGCGCGCCAAGCAAAACGACCGCACAGGAAGCGTCCCCGACGGCCGCGCAGGCACCCGCACCGCGACGCCACCTGTCCGGCGCCCTGGGCCGCGAAGCCATGGGCCCAGGAGCACCCCCGATGCCCACGGACACGCCGCACCGGGCGTGCACGCACGAAGGCACGCCACCCGGCGTGCATGTACGCACAGAACTGCGGCACTGGCGTGCACGCACAGAACCAAGCACCTGACGCACAGGCCCGTGCACGCGGAGGCGTCACATCTGGCCCCCCGCCCATGCGCCGCGAAGCGGCCGCATCAGGCCCTGGGCGCCCACCCACCCGGGGGGGCCGGGTACCGCGAAGCGGCCACACCAGACACGCGGGTGCCACCCACCCACCGCGAGGTCCGTGCGCCGCGAAGCGGCCGCACCGGGGGCCGGGGGCGCCACCCACCCCAGCCCCACCCACCAGGGTCCGTGCGCCGCGGAGCGGCCGCACCGGGGCCGGGGGCGCCACCCACCCCAGCCCCACCCACCAG from Streptomyces spiramyceticus carries:
- the pstA gene encoding phosphate ABC transporter permease PstA, which codes for MNQTSQVMDKRPHSPELHASLVHARLPRWAPAAIAVGSVAAGIAVGLVAGWHSRVQWGMLAALFFVLATFAITTKVEGSRQGKDRVATSLVWVCFILALVPLLSLAWVTITKGVKVLDGYFLSHSMSGLLDTDEGGGIYHALLGTLEQVGIATLIAAPIGLLTAVYLVEYGRGKLAKTVTFFVDVMTGIPSIVAGLFILATWNLMLGFGPSGFAGALALSILMMPVVVRSTEEMLKLVPNELREASLALGVPKWRTILRVVLPTAIGGITTGVMLAVARITGETAPVLLLVFGTKLINPNPFEGAQSSLPLYVYEQYIVGTEASVDRAWAAALVLIAFVMILNLVARGIARWKAPSTGR
- the pstB gene encoding phosphate ABC transporter ATP-binding protein PstB, translated to MAKRIDISGLSAYYGTHKAIDDISMTVEPRSVTAFIGPSGCGKSTFLRTLNRMHEVTPGGRVEGKVLLDDENLYAKEVDPVAVRRTVGMVFQRPNPFPTMSIFDNVAAGLRLNHSYKKSKLAEVVEKSLRGANLWNEVKDRLNKPGSGLSGGQQQRLCIARAIAVEPQVLLMDEPCSALDPISTLAIEDLIGELKSRFTIVIVTHNMQQAARVSDRTAFFNLAAIGQPGKLIEIDDTERIFSNPSVQATEDYISGRFG
- a CDS encoding inorganic phosphate transporter, whose translation is MDTFALIVTIGVALGFTYTNGFHDSANAIATSVSTRALTPRAALVMAAVMNLAGAFLGSGVAKTVSEGLIATPHGDKGMGILFAALVGAIVWNLVTWYFGLPSSSSHALFGGMVGAALAGGTEVIWSGVLEKVVIPMFISPFVGLLLGYLVMVVILWMFRKANPHKAKRGFRIAQTVSAAGMALGHGLQDAQKTMGIVVMALVIADVEDQGDAIPIWVKIACALTLSLGTYAGGWRIMRTLGRRIIELDPPQGFAAETTAASVMYTASFMFHAPISTTHVITSAIMGVGSTKGSRAVRWGVAKNIVMGWFITMPAAALVAAASYWIVLLAFG
- a CDS encoding DUF47 domain-containing protein: MRFRLTPRETSFYDMFSASADNIVTGSKLLMELLGADASARVEIAERMRAAEHAGDDATHAIFHQLNSSFITPFDREDIYKLASSLDDIMDFMEEAVDLVVLYQVEELPKGVEQQIEVLARAAELTAEAMPHLRTMTNLTEYWIEVNRLENQADQIHRKLLAHLFNGKYDAMDVLKLKQIVDVLEEAADAFEHVANTVETIAVKES
- a CDS encoding metal-sensitive transcriptional regulator; this translates as MSTTEATGATTTEAPSEISAAVHGYHKQKDEHLKRLRRIEGQIRGLQRLVDEDVYCIDILTQVSASTKALQSFALQLLEEHLRHCVADAAVKGGGEIDEKVEEATKAIARLLRT